The genomic region AGCGCGGCGTGGCGCCTTTGCTGTGCGGCGAGCAGCGAATCGGGCCGGGCTGAAAGCACCGCGTGAAGGCGAGCGTCGGCCTCGGCTGGCGATCGGCCGGCGGCCATGGCAAACGCCAGGGTGACCGGCTTTCGCGGCTGTAGGTTCAACCAGAACGAGGTTTGGCGCAGCAGGCCGTCGTCGGCGCCACCGCGCAGATAGACGGGAAAGCCATCCACCAGCCGCTCGTCGGCGAAGCCGTCCAACGTGCCGCTGAGCTCGGAGTCCATCCTGAGAAATGCGGGCAGTGGCGTCGCACCCGTGTTCTCCAGGCGGATTACCGACACCATCACGTCGTTGCCGGCGATCCATTTATCGCCACTCACCTGAACGGGAGCGGCTGCGGGACGCGCCGGTCGGTCGCCGGGAGCAAAGCTCGGCTGAAAGCCGTAGAGGCCGGTATAGAGGTTCTCGTCGCGGTTGCGGAATGTGAGGCGAATTTCACGAGCAAAGACCGGGGCGGCAAAGCCGATTCTGTTTGGGCCGGCAACCGGGTTCAAGGGAGCGATCGAGACCTGCCGCCAGCCGCCCTCCATTCGGGTTTCAACCGAAACGGAATCCGGCGGTGCGCAGCCGCCATTGGGCTGGTCACTGTAGAACCAGACTGTAAGGCCATCGAGTTTGCGCAGGCCGCCGAGGTTAACCTGGTACCAATCGGTGCGGTTACCGCTGCTCCAGCAGGTCCAGCGCTTCTCGGGCACAAACGGCTGGGTCAGCGGGTTATCGACGCGGTCGGTGGTGAAGGTGAACGAAGCGAACGCCGTGGGGCCTTCTGCGGGAAGGCCAACCTGATGGACGTGGCTCGGCATGGAAACGCCATGAGCCGGCGTGTATGCAACACCGTTTACATTCACCACCACTTCGAAGGCGTGAAGGTTGGTGATGTAGAGCAGATGAACGCTGTCGGGGAAGCCCCAACCCTGCGGATTGCCGGCCCAGAGCAGTTCGCCCGAACTGCCGAACGGCACATCTTCGCTCCAGGGCCGCGCCAGTACGCCGTCCATATCCAGGCGCTCGGAGGCGAAGATGCGCACCGGTCTCCGGGATGGCGCGGGCGAAGCGCCAACTCCAGATGCCAATGCGGAGGCGGCTGCAATCGCCTCGCGCCGCGTCAGCTTCATGGCAACAGCGGCGGATCGAAGCTGCGCAATGCGGCAACCAGGTCCGTAACGGAGGCGGCCGACGCGTGGAGAGCGGAACGCTCCGATGAGGTCAGTTCCATGCCCACAACTTCCTCCACGCCATTGGCGCCGAGGCGCGCAGGCAGGCCCACGTACAGGTTATCGATTCCGTATCCGCCTCCGTTGGCTCCGCTGTATACGGAGCACGGGAGGATGCGGTTGCGATCGTTGAGTACCGCGTCGATCATCTGCGCCAGTGCGGCGGATGGAGCATAGAAGGCGCTGCCCGTTTTGAGCAGGCCGACGATTTCACCGCCGCCTTTGCGGGTCCTCTCAACGATCCGCTCCAGCCGATCCGGCTTGATGAGCTGCGAAACCGGCACACCGCCTGCGGTAGTGCAGCCCACGATGGGAACCATGTCGTCGCCGTGGCCGCCCAACACCCACGCGCTGATCTCTGCCACCGAGATGTTGAGTTCCATCGCCAGAAATGCACGGAAGCGGGCCGTGTCCAGAATGCCGGCCTGGCCGAAGACGCGCTGTGGCGGCAAGCCGCTGGTGTGAAGCGCCACATGACACATCGCATCCAGCGGGTTGGTGAGCAGGATGAGGATGGCGCCGGGCGAAGCCGAAACGGCTGCGCCGGTCACATCGCGCACGATGCCGGCATTCACCTTCAGCAGGTCATCACGGCTCATGCCGGGCTTTCGTGGAAGTCCGCTGGTGATCACCACGATGCTGCTGCCCGCAGTGTCGTCCCAATCGTTGGTACCGGTGATGCGGGCATCCGATCCGATAACCGGCATGGCCTCGAGCAGGTCCAGGGCCTTGCCCTGCGGCATCCCCT from Armatimonadota bacterium harbors:
- the mdh gene encoding malate dehydrogenase, with the translated sequence MRKRVTIAGAGQTGATLAHWLALRGDVDVVLFDIVEGMPQGKALDLLEAMPVIGSDARITGTNDWDDTAGSSIVVITSGLPRKPGMSRDDLLKVNAGIVRDVTGAAVSASPGAILILLTNPLDAMCHVALHTSGLPPQRVFGQAGILDTARFRAFLAMELNISVAEISAWVLGGHGDDMVPIVGCTTAGGVPVSQLIKPDRLERIVERTRKGGGEIVGLLKTGSAFYAPSAALAQMIDAVLNDRNRILPCSVYSGANGGGYGIDNLYVGLPARLGANGVEEVVGMELTSSERSALHASAASVTDLVAALRSFDPPLLP